In Diaphorobacter ruginosibacter, the genomic stretch TTAGTAGATGCGCAGGCCCAGGCGCAGCGCCGCTTCATTGCCGATGCGGCGCATCAGTTGAGGACACCGCTGGCGGGCCTGCAGTCGCAGGTGGAGGCCTGGGCGCTCGCCCCCCAGGCAATGCCTGCCCCGGCATCGGAGGCGTTGCCTGACGCGCGGGTGAGCATAGGTATCGAGCAGATCACCAAGCTGCGCGACGCTGCGCGCAGGACGTCGAAGCTCGCGCACCAGTTGCTTGCGCTCTCGCGCGTCGAGCAGCCGGACCTGCTGGGTGGCTCATCGGCCCCCGGTGTGGATCTGAAGACGCTGTGCGAGCAGACGCTGGAAGACCACCTGGATGCGGCCATGGCCAAGGGGATTGATCTCGGCCTGGAAGCCAATCCGGTGCAGGTGCGCGGCCATGACTGGCTGCTGCGCGAGCTCCTCGCCAATCTGGTGGACAACGCGATCAAGTATTCGCGCGCCCACGGCAGCGTCACCATCCGCTGCTGTTTGGAGCAGATCGACGGTCTCGACGTGCCTGTGCTCGAAGTGGAGGACGACGGCCCCGGCATCACGGCGCAGGAGCGGCTGCGCCTGGTCGAGCGTTTCTATCGCGGGGAGTCGGCTGCCGCCTGTGCGGTCGAAGGCTCGGGACTGGGCCTGTCGATTGCTGACGAAATTGCACGTTTGCACGGAGCGGTCTTGGTTTTTGACAATAATGAAGGCAAGAGTGGATTGCGCGTTTCAGTGCGCTTCGCAAGAACTTGAACTTGCGTGCCAGTGAGGAATGCCCGCTTTCTCCGAAAGCGGGTATGCGAAAATTCTTATTACAACTGTTGCGAATAAACAAACCCCCATGTCCTCAGTAGAAGAAACCGATGTCGTTTCCCCCGTGCAGGCCCCTGTGCGCAAGCGTCCCCGTCCCGGAGAGCGCCGCGTGCAGATCCTGCAGGCGCTTGCCGCCATGCTGGAGCAGCCGGGAGCCGAGCGCATCACTACTGCGGCCCTGGCTGCACGACTGGAAGTCAGCGAAGCGGCGCTCTATCGGCATTTCGCCAGCAAGGCGCAGATGTTCGAAGGCTTGATCGAATTCATCGAAAGCAGTGTGTTCACCCTGATCAATCGCATCACCGAGGCCGGTGCTGAACCGGGCGATGGCGCCAACCGAGGCACGCAGCAGGCGCTGCGCATTGCTGCGATGGTGCTGCAGTTCGCCGAGCGCAATCCCGGAATGGTCAAGGTGATGATCGGCGATGCGCTGGTGCATGAGAACGAGCGCCTGCAGCAGCGCATGAACCTGTTCTTCGACAAGATCGAGGCTGCCCTGCGCCAGTGCCTGCGCGACGGCGCCGACAGCGCGGGCTCGAGCACGCCCAGCGCCGACGCTCAACTGCGCGCAGCGCTGCTGGGGGACCTGATGCGCGGGCGCCTGCTGCGTTTCGTGCGCTCGGGCTTCAAGACCTCTCCCGCCTCAGACACGCAGGTACTGCTGGCAGTGCTCCACTGAGGCACTGACCTCCTCCATGCCCGGACTGCGGAAAGACGCTGCCCTGGCATGAACTTTCCCGCCGGTTGTGGGTATTCCCGGGGCCGGTGCGGCACTGTTCCTCACACTTTATTGCTCGCATGCATATGCCGTCCCAGCCTGTCGACGGTATGAGGCGGCGCTATGGGTGTTTCCTGCTCACAACTGATGGGTCGATAGTCAGAGCGCCGATTTCAGGGTAGGAGCCTGCGCGTGCGCACCAAGGGTTTTCCCGATTTTTACGAGAAGATAGGGGTGGACTCTGGCATTGGAGAAAACTTTTGTGCAAAATAGCACGATCGTTCTTTTTATTGACCAGCATGGCCACTTCCACCCCAACCCGCAAGACTGCGCGCGCTCCCGCGAGCCGCGAAGGCCGGGTGCTGCACAAGGGGCAGCAGACCAAGGCCACCATCGTCGAGGCCGCGCTGGGCCTTGCCACGCACATCGGGCTTGAAGGCCTTTCCATCGGTGCGCTGGCCGATGTCACGGGCATGAGCAAATCCGGCGTGTTCGCCCACTTCGGCTCGCGCGAGGAACTGCAGATTTCCGTCATCCGCGAGTATCACACGCGTTTCGAGCAGGAAGTTTTCTATCCGGCGATGACCGCACCGCGCGGCCTGCCGCGCCTGCGTGCGATGTTCGACAACTGGATGAAGCGCACGTCCATCGAGCTGGACTCGGGCTGCATCTACATCAGCGGGGCCGTCGAGTTCGATGACCGCGCAGGTCCGGTGCGTGACGCACTCGCCAACTCGGTCCTCACCTGGCATGCAGCGATGAAGCGCGCCATCGAGCAATGCGCCGAGTGCGGCCAGCTCAAGGTCGACGTGGATGCCGAGCAGATGCTGTTCGAGATCCACGGCCTGATTCTCGCCCTGCACTACGAGGCCCGATTCCTGCGCACGCCCGGCTCGATCAAGCGCGCGGTGGGTGGCTTCAACAGCATCCTGCTGCGCTACGGCGCCGACCCTGTCGCCGCCGCATGACGGCAGGCGCCAGACAGTCTTCCGAATCCGCGTCCACGATCCTTTTCTTCAGTTCATTCACATCACCTTTCTGGAGTCCACATGCCTACCTACACGCCGCCACTCCGTGACATGCAATTCCTCATGCACGAGGTCTTCAAGATCGCCGACGACTACAAGCAGATGACGGCGTACGCCGAGGTGGACGCCGACACCATCAACGCCGTGCTCGAGGAAGCCGGCAAGTTCGCCGCCAACGTGACTTTCCCGCTGAACATCAGCGGCGACGAGGAAGGCTGCACGCTCGACAAGAGCACGAACGAGGTGAAGACCCCGCGGGCTTCAAGGAAGCGTACAAGCAGTTCGTAGAAGGCGGCTGGCCGGCGCTGTCATGCGACCCCAACTACGGCGGGCAAGGCCTGCCTTTTGTGGTCAATTCGGCGCTCTACGAAATGCTCAACAGCGCCAATCAGGCATGGACCATGTATCCCGGCCTCTCGCACGGCGCCTATGAAGCCCTGCACGCCTATGGCACGGAAGAGCAGAAGAAAACCTACCTGCCCAAGCTCACCAGCGGCGAATGGACCGGCACGATGTGCCTGACCGAGCCGCATTGCGGCACCGACCTGGGCCTGCTGCGCACCAAGGCTGAACCGCAGGCCGACGGCACCTACAAGATCACCGGCAACAAGATCTTCATCAGCGCCGGCGAACACGACATGGCGGACAACATCGTGCACCTGGTGCTGGCCCGCCTGCCCGATGCGCCGCAGGGCTCCAAGGGCATCAGCCTGTTCGTGGTTCCCAAGTACCACGTGAAGGCCGACGGCTCGCTGGGCGAGCGCAACCCGATCTTCTGCGGGGCGCTCGAACACAAGATGGGCATCCACGGCAACTCCACCGCGCAGATCAATATCGACGGCGCCATCGGCACCCTGGTGGGCGAGCCCAACAAGGGCCTGCAGGCCATGTTCGTGATGATGAACGCGGCACGCCTGGGCGTGGGCAACCAGTCCCTGGGCCTCAACGAAGTGGCCTACCAGAACGCGCTGGCCTACGCCAAGGACCGCCTGCAGATGCGCAGCCTGTCGGGCGTGAAGGCCAAGGACAAGCCCGCTGACCCGATCATCGTGCACCCCGACGTGCGCCGCATGCTGCTGACCGCCAAGGCCTATGCAGAAGGCGGCCGCGCACTGATCACCTACACGGCCTTCCTGATCGACAAGGAACTGAACCACACCGACGAGAAGGTGCGCAAGGACAGCGCCGACCTCGTGGCGCTGCTCACACCCATCGTGAAGGCGTTCGTCACCGACAACGGCTGGGCCGCCACCATGATGAGCCAGCAGGTCTACGGCG encodes the following:
- a CDS encoding sensor histidine kinase, yielding MRLTLRNRLLLWLLLPLVLLALVGSWVEYLWADEAASRADQRLARLLTPLADSVLEVTQPGESSSLVLILAPPVEEFLRQGAGFTGFSVWDLNGRVRLGDEWIKTTVPRTTEPEFHSIEYNQTLYRVALQRGRTAAGEFVVAVADGSDPSQQWGRQVIWRVLLPHLVLIACAAWAIHLGVRIALRPLVELTEAVERRSPRDLQPIDEDRSPHEVRPLVQSLNHLFALVDAQAQAQRRFIADAAHQLRTPLAGLQSQVEAWALAPQAMPAPASEALPDARVSIGIEQITKLRDAARRTSKLAHQLLALSRVEQPDLLGGSSAPGVDLKTLCEQTLEDHLDAAMAKGIDLGLEANPVQVRGHDWLLRELLANLVDNAIKYSRAHGSVTIRCCLEQIDGLDVPVLEVEDDGPGITAQERLRLVERFYRGESAAACAVEGSGLGLSIADEIARLHGAVLVFDNNEGKSGLRVSVRFART
- the slmA gene encoding nucleoid occlusion factor SlmA; this encodes MSSVEETDVVSPVQAPVRKRPRPGERRVQILQALAAMLEQPGAERITTAALAARLEVSEAALYRHFASKAQMFEGLIEFIESSVFTLINRITEAGAEPGDGANRGTQQALRIAAMVLQFAERNPGMVKVMIGDALVHENERLQQRMNLFFDKIEAALRQCLRDGADSAGSSTPSADAQLRAALLGDLMRGRLLRFVRSGFKTSPASDTQVLLAVLH
- a CDS encoding TetR/AcrR family transcriptional regulator; the encoded protein is MATSTPTRKTARAPASREGRVLHKGQQTKATIVEAALGLATHIGLEGLSIGALADVTGMSKSGVFAHFGSREELQISVIREYHTRFEQEVFYPAMTAPRGLPRLRAMFDNWMKRTSIELDSGCIYISGAVEFDDRAGPVRDALANSVLTWHAAMKRAIEQCAECGQLKVDVDAEQMLFEIHGLILALHYEARFLRTPGSIKRAVGGFNSILLRYGADPVAAA